The Impatiens glandulifera chromosome 8, dImpGla2.1, whole genome shotgun sequence genome includes a window with the following:
- the LOC124911369 gene encoding pentatricopeptide repeat-containing protein At4g16390, chloroplastic: MDCHVFSSPSALLSLKFDSFKSFRSLKQLNYTLKCDNTNLNSRTSLRVSQFSVQEPTSEETHDFNSFTSSISPLPDVETASSSSSKNVWINPRSARASQLRLNSYDARYAFLSELAESLNSCPPLEQEVFRILSGLGDMMVEQDAVIILNNMSSTVTATLALKYFQQKLKLTKEVILYNVTLKVFKKNKDLTGAENLFDEMLKRGVKPDKVTFSTIISCARVSSLPEKAVEWFEKMPTHGCEPDDVNYTVMIDAYGRAGNIEMALKLYDRARAEKWRIDAVTFSTLIKIYGMSLNFDGCLNVYEEMKALNIKPNVVVYNTLLDAMGRAKRPWQAKTIYKEMTTNGFEPSWATHAALIRAYGKARYGEDALTIYRQMRKKGMEMNVTLYNTLLSMCADLGLVEEATEIFEDMNESGSCKPDTWTFSSMITVYSCCGKVLQAEAMLNLMKESGFNPNIFVLTSLIQCYGKANLTDDVVRMFDLTMELGITPDDRFCSCLLNVMTQTPKEELGRLIGCVEKANTKLSNFVNGVLLGTADSEVLKKEAKELLGSISNVVKKAYCNCLIDLCVNLDMLEKACELLEVAMGMGIYNDLQMKTSTQWSLHLKSLSLGAALTALHIWMNDLSRALEKGEEFPPMLGINTGHGKHKYSDKGLASVFETHLKELDAPFHEATDKVGWFLTTKVAAVSWLESRRAAEALEAVVAAK; the protein is encoded by the coding sequence ATGGATTGCCATGTCTTTTCCTCACCTTCAGCTCTTCTCTCACTCAAATTCGATTCATTCAAATCATTTCGTTCTCTAAAGCAATTGAATTACACTCTCAAATGCGACAATACCAATCTCAACTCAAGAACATCACTCCGCGTCAGTCAATTCTCCGTTCAAGAACCAACTTCAGAAGAAACCCACGATTTCAATTCCTTCACTTCTTCCATTTCCCCTCTCCCAGACGTAGAAAccgcctcctcctcctcctccaagaACGTATGGATCAATCCAAGAAGCGCTAGGGCATCTCAGCTTCGTCTTAACTCATACGATGCAAGGTACGCTTTCCTATCTGAATTAGCCGAATCACTAAATTCATGCCCACCATTAGAACAAGAAGTTTTCCGTATTTTATCTGGGTTAGGCGATATGATGGTTGAACAAGACGCTgtcattattttaaacaatatgTCTAGTACTGTAACCGCTACTCTAGCACTCAAATACTTTCAGCAGAAGCTTAAGTTAACAAAAGAGGTCATCTTGTATAATGTAACATTGAAAGTATTCAAGAAAAACAAGGATCTTACTGGTGCAGAGAACCTGTTCGACGAAATGCTTAAGAGAGGAGTGAAACCTGATAAGGTCACATTCTCTACTATAATCAGCTGCGCTAGGGTTTCATCTCTCCCTGAAAAGGCAGTTGAATGGTTTGAGAAAATGCCCACCCACGGATGCGAACCGGACGACGTAAACTACACTGTGATGATCGACGCTTATGGTCGTGCGGGGAATATCGAAATGGCTCTAAAACTATACGATCGTGCCCGGGCTGAGAAATGGCGAATTGATGCAGTCACATTCTCGACTCTAATCAAAATCTATGGCATGTCTCTTAACTTCGACGGTTGCTTAAATGTATACGAAGAAATGAAAGCTTTAAACATTAAACCAAACGTGGTAGTTTACAACACATTGTTAGATGCAATGGGAAGAGCCAAGAGACCGTGGCAAGCCAAGACTATTTACAAAGAGATGACCACAAACGGATTTGAACCGAGTTGGGCCACTCACGCTGCCCTGATCCGAGCTTATGGTAAGGCTAGATATGGAGAAGATGCCCTTACCATCTATAGACAAATGAGGAAGAAAGGAATGGAAATGAACGTCACTCTGTACAACACGTTATTATCCATGTGCGCTGATTTAGGTTTAGTCGAAGAAGCCACCGAGATTTTCGAGGATATGAACGAGTCGGGTTCGTGTAAGCCTGATACTTGGACTTTTTCGTCGATGATCACGGTTTATTCGTGTTGTGGGAAAGTGTTACAAGCCGAGGCAATGCTAAACCTTATGAAGGAATCTGGTTTTAACCCGAATATCTTTGTTCTCACATCGTTAATCCAATGTTACGGGAAAGCTAATCTAACTGACGATGTTGTGAGAATGTTTGACCTAACTATGGAGCTCGGTATTACGCCTGACGATCGTTTCTGCAGTTGTTTACTAAACGTGATGACGCAAACTCCGAAAGAGGAGCTTGGGAGACTGATAGGTTGTGTGGAGAAGGCGAATACGAAGCTAAGTAATTTCGTGAATGGCGTTCTTCTTGGAACGGCTGATAGTGAGGTGTTAAAGAAGGAGGCGAAGGAATTGTTGGGTTCGATTAGTAATGTTGTTAAGAAAGCTTATTGCAACTGTTTGATAGATCTTTGCGTGAATTTGGATATGCTTGAGAAAGCTTGCGAGTTATTGGAAGTAGCTATGGGGATGGGGATTTACAATGATTTGCAGATGAAGACATCCACACAATGGTCTCTTCATTTGAAGAGTTTATCTCTGGGTGCGGCTTTGACTGCGCTTCATATTTGGATGAACGATCTGTCGCGAGCGTTGGAGAAAGGGGAGGAGTTTCCTCCGATGTTAGGGATTAATACGGGGCATGGGAAGCATAAGTATTCGGATAAGGGATTGGCTAGCGTTTTCGAAACTCATCTTAAGGAACTCGATGCCCCTTTTCACGAGGCTACGGATAAGGTGGGGTGGTTTTTGACTACGAAAGTTGCTGCGGTTTCATGGTTGGAGTCTAGGCGAGCTGCTGAGGCTCTGGAGGCTGTTGTTGCGGCTAAGTAA
- the LOC124912112 gene encoding CASP-like protein 2B1, which yields MMSSNNVGLSPGNVPVNHGGVHLKDLDRRVRTTELVLRFWVFFLGIVAVTLIVTDSQVREFFTIQRKATFTNMKSLVFLVAANAIAAGYSVMQGTRCIVSMVRGNVLFNKRLAWAIFSGDQVMAYLTVAAVSVSMQSSMFGKLGESKWQWMQLCDLYGQYCKQAGEGLASALCASIGMVALSGISAFSLFRLYE from the exons ATGATGAGCAGTAATAATGTGGGTCTGAGTCCTGGAAATGTGCCAGTGAATCACGGTGGGGTTCATTTGAAAGACTTGGACCGGAGGGTTAGGACGACTGAGCTGGTGCTGAGAttttgggttttctttttgggTATTGTTGCTGTTACTCTCATTGTTACTGATTCTCAGGTCAGAGAGTTCTTTACAATCCAAAGGAAGGCCACATTTACCAACATGAAATCCCTAGT GTTTTTAGTGGCGGCAAATGCCATAGCAGCTGGATACTCGGTGATGCAAGGAACAAGGTGCATAGTGAGTATGGTTAGAGGAAATGTGTTATTTAACAAGAGATTGGCATGGGCTATTTTCTCAGGTGACCAg GTTATGGCATACTTAACAGTAGCGGCAGTTTCAGTTTCAATGCAATCTTCAATGTTTGGAAAACTTGGGGAATCAAAATGGCAATGGATGCAATTATGCGATTTGTATGGCCAGTATTGTAAGCAAGCCGGAGAAGGACTTGCCAGTGCCTTATGTGCCAGCATAGGAATGGTTGCTCTTTCTGGAATTTCTGCTTTCAGTCTTTTCCGGTTATATGAATAA